Below is a window of Candidatus Acetothermia bacterium DNA.
GAGGGCACACGATGGACAAAGGCAGGTACGCGTTCCTGGAGCGATTCCTCACCACAATCAGCCCGTCGGGGTTCGAGACCGATGCGGCGGCGGTATGGCGTGAAGAGGCAGCCACGTTCGCCCAGCGGACGTGGGCGGACCTCCACGGGAACGCGTTTGCGTCCCTCAACGAGGCTGGCGCTCCCCGGGTCATGCTCGCCGGCCACATGGACGAGATCGGGCTCATGATCTCCCACATCACGGACTCGGGGTACCTCTACACCCGCCCCATCGGAGGTTGGGACGCACAAATCCTTCCCGGCCAGCGGGTGTGGGTCCACACCAAGAAGGGCTGCGTGCTCGGCGTGATCGGCCGGAAGCCGATCCACCTGCTTGCGGACGAAGACCGGAAGAACGTTGTCAAAGTCGAGGACCTGTGGATCGACATCGGCGCCAAGTCGAAGGCCGAGGCGCAGAAGAGGGTCGAGATCGGAGACCCGATCGTTCTCGCCCATGACCCCGCCCGCCTCTCTGACGATCTCCTCGTTGCACGGGGCGTGGACGACCGGATCGGGGGGGTCGTGGCCCTCGAAACGCTGCGCCACCTCAAGGCCCTCAAGCCCAAGGCCGCGGTGTTCGCTGTGGCCACCGTGCAGGAGGAGATCGGCCTCCGCGGGGCGCGGACGAGCGCCTACGGCCTGGACGCGACCGTAGGGATCGCCGTGGACGTCTGCCACACCACCGACACCCCCGGCACAGAGGGCGAAAAGAAGAAGCTGGGGGAGATCGGTCTCGGCAAGGGGCCGGTGATCGCCCGGGGCCCAAACATCAACCCCAAGCTGTTCGACCTCCTCATCGCGACGGCCAAGAAGGCGAAGATCCCATTCCAGATTGAGGCCGCCCCGGGCGGCACGGGGACAGATGCCAACGCGATGC
It encodes the following:
- a CDS encoding M42 family metallopeptidase; this encodes MDKGRYAFLERFLTTISPSGFETDAAAVWREEAATFAQRTWADLHGNAFASLNEAGAPRVMLAGHMDEIGLMISHITDSGYLYTRPIGGWDAQILPGQRVWVHTKKGCVLGVIGRKPIHLLADEDRKNVVKVEDLWIDIGAKSKAEAQKRVEIGDPIVLAHDPARLSDDLLVARGVDDRIGGVVALETLRHLKALKPKAAVFAVATVQEEIGLRGARTSAYGLDATVGIAVDVCHTTDTPGTEGEKKKLGEIGLGKGPVIARGPNINPKLFDLLIATAKKAKIPFQIEAAPGGTGTDANAMQLSRAGMATALVSIPNRYMHSPCEIVSLRDVENAAKLIAHTVAGLTANTDLVPGETKKAPAPSTARRRRTT